Within the uncultured Draconibacterium sp. genome, the region TGCGCATGTAAGCTTCAAGCGGGTCTTCCGGTCCAACGGCTTCTCGCCACAATTTGCCAATAAAATCAATGCCGTACTTATCGGTCCAGTAATATTGCAACCAATAACTAGCATACCGTTGCCACTCATGTCCGAAATGCCGATGATAATTTGCCATATAAACACCAAAGTTATACGACTGAAAGGCTTCAAGCGGATAAGACTGAAATGACTGCCACTGGGCACATTGCTCCCAAAACCCGTTTCCGCCATTTCCTCCAAAACCATATCGGAAACCACGTTTAAAATCATTTGGAATTCCACTGTAGGCCAATAAGTCGGCATACACCTGATACTGGAAGCTATGTCCAATTTCGTGTGCAATTGTAGAACCTACGGGCTTACAGGTACTTGGATTAACCCAAAGTGCACCAATCATATCATCATATCCACTTCCTGTTGCCAACCATTCGGTTTGATACAACAAGTAAATTTCCATTTTATAATTATCAAGGTTTGTTTTTCCACCCCCCAGTTCAGCAAAACCTAATGTATTCACATTCACATTGAAGAACGACTCTGCCTTTTCCAACAAGTCATCAACATCAACCCGCATTGCTTCAGGTACAGATGTTGCATTAGGATTTAACCCAAATTGAGGTTCCCAGAACACAATAAAATGCTCTGATTGTTTACTGCGCACAAACGACCATTTGCTATCGCCACGCAAAAAATCCATATTGACAAACTCTCCGGGTTTATAAAATTTGTCATAATCCGTAACGTCTGATTCGCTTAATACGACAACAGTATCTGCCGAAGGTGTTGTTGTAGTTGTATCAACCGGATCGGGATCTGGGACAGGATCGCCCCCTGAAGTTACACTATCGTTTCCACAAGCTGCAAAAGTGAATAAAAAAATAAACAGGAAAGTAAAGGAGCATAAGCCGGATTTCTCCGACTTATGCTCTATCTTTTTTGATTTAAAAATCATTGTAATTACCAATCTATTCAACAGCCATTGCATTTACTGTAATTACAACAGCAACGCGAATCTCGTTATATTTCAATGCCTCAACAAACCGAACCTCCTGTCCATCAACCAATTGACCAGGATACTGACCAACCGATAAATATCCATTTTCCGGATAGAATTCAGCAAAAACCACCGCATTACCAGAATCATATTCAACGACATCACCATCTGCATCCCACCAGTGCCCCCAAGGAGCTTGCGTGTTTGCGGCACTTGAAACGTCATTATGGGTAGAGCCATCAATAGCAAAACCTTTTATTTCTGGAGCTCCACTTTCTCCGCCAATACCGGCAAGTAACTCTTCTTCAGTAATACCAAATGCTTCAGCAATTTTATCCAGTTCTATTTGCAAATTACCACCATCATACGAACTCTCACTTATGGTTATATCCATTGAATATTCAAGAATTAAATCAGCATTGATTCTATTTCTCTGTGCTTCTGCAATTGAGTCCTGACGGTCTATTTCTGCTATCTCCTCATCAGTAAGGTTATGCACATTGCTAAAATCTTCGTTGTCTCCGCAACTAAATAATCCGGCAGTACCAATCAAAGCCAGAATTAATAATATATGTATCTTTTTCATTTGTTTAAATTTTTAATTTTCAGTAGTGTATTACCACAATTAATTTGCTCCACCCTGATAACCTTCGTTTTGAACAAGTGAAATGTTAGCATCTAAAGCTGATTTCGGAATTGGGAAATAATCCCAATAGGAATCAGTTGTGGCATCTTTACAGAACCATGATTTTCCGTTAAATACATTTCTTCCATCGCCCATTTTAAAACGAATAAGATCTTGACGACGATGATGCTCTCCTGCAAATTCCCAAGCCAAATCATCAAGCAAACCACCAAATTCAATATCGTCGCCACCTTCGTTGGTTACATTATATGACGCTGGATCATAATTGGCATATCCTTCGCTGGTATATTCACGATGTCCGTAATCATATACACTTCCACCTTTCAAATCAGCAACAGAACGAACTGCACCCTGTGCAGTTTCGAACGAACGACTGCGAACTTCTGTAATAAGGTCGGCAGCAGTTTGCTCATCTTGTCCCAATCGAAGTAAGCATTCAGCTTTAATAAACATTGCATCTGCCAAACGGAAAAAAGCTATATCATTTCCATATGTACCATAGTCACCTGGTTCAATTTCACTTTTCACAAAGCGGTAACCTTCTTGCTGGTATGCACCAGGATTATCGATTGAGTGAACGTTCTTTGAATAGTTCAATACGCCTTCGCCAGCCCAATCGTCGTCAGCAAAAGGAATAGGGTCGCCAGATTGAGGAATTACATTTCCTTCGTCGTCTTTAGTTGCAAAACGTTGCACACCACCAGTCCAGGTATACCCCAAACGAAGGTCACCTTCTTCATAGCTATCGATAAACTGAGGTACAGCACAGCTACCATTCCATGGAGAATTGTTATAACCATAAGCAGCTGCTCCGGCACCCACCAAACACTTATTTATTAAGTAATTGTGCGATGCATGTGTATGATCGAGTGGAATTCCAAAAATTACTTCCGGTGATCCGTCTATATCAACTTTAAAATTATCAAGATAATTTGGAGCCAGAGAATAACCACCATTATCAAAAATGTCCTTAACCTCAGCTAAAGCCAATGTATAATACGAATCATCATTAGTACCAAAATAGGCATTATAGTTCAGGTACAATTTTGCTAATACCATATCGGCAGCAAAACGATTAGGGTAACCAAAATCTTTTTCTGCACCCAGCTCTTCTTTAATGGCATTAAGTTCTGTTACACAGAAATCAAAAATCTCCTGTGCCGATGCTTGTTGTGGAAGATAACCAGGTTCTGTATCCTGAGTTGTTTCCAGCGGAACGTTGCGGAACGCATCAAGCAAAATATAATAGTTTAATGCACGCATAAAACGCATTTGCGCTTGCTCAGAACCTGTTTCAGGCAATACATCAAGCGTTTTATTGGCATAACCAATTCCTACATAAGCTGTTTTCCATAATCCATCTATATGCCCTTGTGTAGAGTTCCAGCTGTGTTTGTGCATTGGAATATAAAGGTCTCCCCAACCAATTCCAATTCTTTTTGGGGTCATATAAATATCGCTACATTCTTCCATTACATCAAAGTAGCCGTTCCATCCCCAATAAAGGTAACGGAACTGAGAGTAAACCTTACCCATCATATAACCAATTACTTCCGGGTCGTTTACATCAATGGTTTCGTCGGTCAACCCGGAGTACACTGTTTCATCCAGGTCGGTACAAGCTCCCATTAACAATAAAATTGCTAAAGAAAAACTAAGTATAGAGTTTTTTATGAATTTCATATGATTAGTATTTTTATTTTTAAATGTATCATATGTAACTCGCTTTTTATTTGATACATCTCTTGTTTCTTCCAAATATGCTCGTTTCATAATTCTCAATTTTTAAAAATTAACAGAAAGTCCAAAAGTGTACGAACGAACAGTTGGGTACTTATCACGGTCGTCGATACCAGGTGCACGGAAATCATGGTTGCCGGCATCATCAACTACATAATTAGACACTTCTGGATCCAAACCAGAATATCCGGTAATACAGAAAAGATTCTGCCCGCTAACATATACACGCAGGCTTTTGATATATTTTTCAAAATTACCTGTTATTGGCAGGGTATAGCCAAGAGTTACGTTGCTCAGTTTAATAAAGTCGCCATCTTCAATATGGTCGCTCCAAACTCCCTGAGGCATTGATCCTGAAAGTTTCACCATCAGTTGTTTTCCTGTTGCTTCATCAATTACGGGTGTTCCATCAGGGTTAATAGCAGGATGCAGATCGGCAGCACTTTTTAAACGGTTGTATGCAATTGAATTGTTTTCATAGAAACTACGCTGAGTATTTAATATCTGGTATCCAAACTGGCCAGTAAACATCATACTCAAATCAAAGTTCTTATAACGGAAAGTGTTGTTCCAGCCAGCATACACACTTGGTAACCCATTTCCTAAACGCTGACGATTTGATTCTAAGTTGTAACTGGTATCAAATTCTTTAACAGACCATTCTTCTGTGTCTTCATCGTAAACTTCAACCAAAACAAAACCATCTTTGCTAACGCCTACAGAACGTAATCCCCAGAAATCGCCTAAGGGTTTACCAATTTCCATGGCGTGAGTGGCTACCGAAATAGGATCACTTACTCCACCAACTTCCTGAAAGTTATCGGTTTCGTATAAATCGTTCGATAAACTCAACAGTTTGTTGGCATTATGAGACAAAGTAAGTGTTGAATTCCATTCAAAATCACCTTTTTTAACCAACAATCCTGAAACCATAAGCTCAATACCTTTATTTACCATTTCACCAACGTTAGCGGTTGTACTTTCGTACATATTTGGCGGAACCGGCACTGCATAGTCGAACAAAAGATCTTTCGTCTTTTTGGAATAAACATCAACAGAACCTGATAATCTTGAATTGAACATAGTCCAGTCAACTCCAATATTTACCTCACGGGTAGTTTCCCATTTCAAATCAGGATTTGGGTTTTGATCAACCATTAAGGAAGGAGTCCATACACCATCGCGGCTCAAGTGATCACCATAAGGATCGAAATTGTATTTAATTAACGACATGTAATTGTTATTTGGAATAACACCTGTTACACCATAACCTCCACGTAGTTTTAGGTTGTCAAGCCAGGTTGCTGTCTGCATAAACGATTCGTTGCTAATGGTCCACCCAATCGACGCTGAGGGGAAAGTACCCCATTTGTGGTTGTCTCCAAATTTCGATGAACCTTCGCGACGAACACTTACAATTGCATTGAAACGGTTGTCGTAGCTATAACTTGCCCGACCAAAAAAACCAATTAATCTATTGTCGTCCTTATACGATCCCATACTTGCAACATGGTCTTCGTCAGTTAAATATAAACCTTGGTCCAAATTGTTATACAGATACGATTCTGAAGGAAACTCTGAGTTTCCAGCACTGTACTCATCATACACATTGTATAGGTAACTATACCCCAACAAGGCTGTTACACGGCTTTTGTCAATAGTAAAATTATATTTCGAGGTTAATTCTAAGTTATCGCTTTTTGTATTGTTCGACCATTTTGAGGCACTACCTCTTACGCGCGCTATTGTTCTGTATTGATCCTCCGGATCAACTGTACTTTGCGAATAAAATTTGCTGGTATAATAATCTTGCGAAGTAACACTTGTCTCGGCACGCGATAGCATCAAATTGGTTTGCCAGTTTTTAATAGGCTCAACGGTAATGTTTCCAACCACGCGTGCATATTTACGGCGATAATCACCAATACGCTCATTTTGTATTTCAACAGGGTTGTAATACTGAAAACGGTTAAACTCTTCATAATAATCACCATCTTCATGATAAACTGGCGACGACGGATTATGAATTAATGCCTGACGATAAGCATAATCATTGTTATTGTTCGTATTCTCATGGGTAGAATACAATACGTTTAAATTTAACTTTACAATATCGTTTAACGCATACTGGCTAAAATCCAGTTGTGCTTTCACATCTTCGCTGTCACTCTTGCGCATTATACCTTCTTCATCAGAATAGGTAACGTTTGCCGAGTATGACGACTGGTCTGATCCTCCGTCAAAACTCAATGAGTGGTTTTGTGTGTAACCTCCTTTACGGCTTATTGCTTCTAACCAATCGGTATCGTAACCATCATATTTAAAATTAGTTAAGCCATAAATCACATCGTGGGTGTCCATAAAATCGGCAGTTTTGTACCACTCCGAAACTGATACATAACTTGAGTATGTTGCATTTGAATATGATCCCCGTTTTCCCGATTTAGTAGAAATAAGGATTACACCATTGGCTCCCCGGGTACCGTAAATTGCAGCTGCCGAAGCGTCTTTCAATACATCAATCGACTCAATATTTTCTGGAGCTACAGTGGTTAATGACCCCTCGATACCGTCAACCAGCACGAGTGGTTCAACTCTACCATTAATAGAAGTAATTCCGCGCAACATTATACCAGAAGTGGCATTCGGGTCACCCGATGATTTAGTAATACTTAAACCAGCGATTTTACCCTTCACCAGTTCGGCAGCATCACTAATCTTACCGATTGTAAAATCTTCCGATTTTACACTTGCAATAGCACTGGTTACTTCGCCTTTTCGCTGGGTACCATAACCAATGGCAACAACTTCATCAATACCAATGGTTTCAACTTCCATGGTAACGCTAACAGTTGCTTTTCCCTCTAACCGGACTTCCTGTGTTTTAAATCCAATGTACGAGAATTGTAATACGTCTTCAGCATTTGCATCAATGGAGTATTCCCCATCAAGGTTGGTAGTGGTACCATTTGTTGTACCAACAACCATTACTGTTACACCAGGTAAAGTTATCCCGTCTGCATCATAAACAGTTCCGGTAATCGTTTGGGATTGACCGAATACTGTGAATGGAAAGATCAGGAGAAACATGACATAGCAGAACATTCGTGTTTTTCTTGATTGAATAGATTTCATTTCACATCGTTTTTAATTTAATAATTACTGTTATCGGTTCAGGTTCGGAAAAGCAACCGATAACTTTCTTTTTGAATTTGTTGTTTTTCTATTTCGAGTTTTTTGTTTAATAGTTCAATAATGCTGATTGTTGTTTTGGATTTCAACTGATCAGCAAAAAAATAATAAGAGTTGATTAATAATCTCTCATACGCAAGAATTTTGGTTTGATTTTACTCGTTATTAGTTATTGAAAATTAGTTCCCCCCTTTGTTTAATTCAGCCATCCGCAAGTAATTATTTAACCCTAAAAACAGAAATAACAGATGTCCAAAAAACTATAACAAATGTCAACCACCCCAATAACACTCTAAAATACGGCACATTACCGATACTCAGAATTAAAATTTAGAACCGATAATATACGATTAACAATAAGTAGCCGAAGCATTACAGAACAATTATGCTGGCTAAAAGACAGGGGTGAAAACTCAAAAAAACTATAATGATTTTGTAATGGATGCAAATTGTCAATTTGCCATACCAATATTGGCTGTTAACCCTATTTATCGAAATAAGATTTTGGTGTTACGCCAAAATATTCTTTAAATCGCCGGCTGAAATATGCCGGACTCGAGAAGCCGGTTCGATAAGCAGCCTCTGAAATATTACACGTTCCATCGGCAATTAATTTTACAGCCTCGCGTAAACGAATTGAACGGATATATTCGGTGGCCGAACAATCAGTTAATTTTTTAAGCTTAACATGTAAAAGCGACCGGCTAATCCCCATTTCATTAACCAGGAACGAAACATCCAGATTTGATTGATCAATGTTCTCCTTTATCAGCGTAGTAATTTTTTCAATAAAACTTCTATCTGACTCTGAACATGCAACTTCTGTTGGCAACATTTGTGCATCCGATTTAAATCGCTCAATCAAGCTTTTTCGCGTGCTAAGTACGTTACTTATTAACGTAACAAGTATGTGTGGCAAAAATGGTTTCTCAATAAAATAATCTGCACCGGTTTGTAGTCCCTCGTACTCATTTTCCACACCACTTTTTGCTGTTAGCAAAATTACGGGGATATGCGAAGTACGAATGTCTGATTTCAATTTTCGGGTAAGTTCAAAACCATCAATTCCGGGCATCATTACATCGCTAATAATTAAATCGGGAAGTGCTTCTTCAACTTTCTGCATTCCCTGAGCACTGTCAATAGCTGTTACAACTTTATAGTCGTCAACCAATGTTTCTGAAATAAACTCAAGCAATTCACGATTATCATCAATAACCAAAACGGTTGGTTGTGTACTTAATCGTTCCACTTCATCGCGAAGTATTGGTACCTGTTTTAAATCATCGGCCATTGTTATATTGGTAATGTACTGATCGGCACCAAGCAAAACTTCATTATCCCGATAGGCTTTTCGCGAAACAGGTAGTTCAACAGTAAATACTGCGCCTTCGCCAACTGAACTATTTACCTTAATGCTTCCTTTATGCAGTTTTACCAGACTATTTACCAGGGCTAAACCAATTCCCGATCCTACCATTTCTGATTCAACTCCACCATCTGTATGATAAAATCGGTCAAAAATTCGTTTTAGTTTTGACGAATCAATTCCAATTCCATTATCGGCAACAATTATTTTTAATGTTCTGTCGTTTAATTCGTCGCCATACAATTGTACTTTAACTAATACTTCTCCTCCTTGCCCGGTAAACTTCATCGCATTAGAAATCAGGTTGATAAGTATATTCTCCAGTTTCTGAAAATCAACCCAAATATTGGTATTCAGATCAATAATCTCCACTTTAAAATCGATTGATTTCGATTCTGCCATCTCCACAAAAGCTTCTTCAGCATCTTTTAATAAAGTAGTTATATTTTGGTGGCTCACACGAAGTCCTTCTTTGCCATTTTCAATCTTCCGAAATTCAAGAAGCTGATTAACCAGGGTTAACAAACGATGTGCATTATTTTTAATCCCCTTCATCTTTTTATTTAGCGCCGGCGTAAGTCTTTCTTCTTCCAATATACGAGTAAGCGGCCCTACAATAAGTGTTAATGGAGTACGAAGTTCGTGTGAAACATTGGTAAAAAACTCGAGCTTAAAGTTATTAAGTTCGGTTACGTACTCTTTTTCCCGGCGTTCCATTTTTGCTAATGCTTTCGATTTTTGAATACGGGTGGCAACTACATAAAATCCGAGTAATAAAATAACAACAAAAACAAAATACATAAAAAACCCCCACTTTGACAACCAGAATGGTGGTTCGATAATAATTTTTAATGTATTTACATTATCTCCCCATGCCGTATTATCAGTAGAAGCTTTTACATGAAAAACATACTCTCCGGGGCCAAGGTTAGTATAAGTAGCAAAATCGCGATTACCTACAAAGTTCCATGCTGTTTCAAAATTTTCGAGATAATAAGCATACTGACAATTGCCTCTATTCCGGAAATGCAACCCCGTATATTCGATCGTAAAAACATTTTGTTTATACTTTAAATGAATCTCAGGATGCATATTAAGCGATTGTTTAATTGCCTGCTTTTCTCCGGGAACAACAGGTTGGTTAAACAATTGAAATCCGCGAAACACAACATTTAATTCCTTCTGACTCCTTTCTCTGGCCCTATCGTTAAAGGAGATCATTCCCTGGTTGGCACCAAAATAAATCACCCCTTTGCGGCTAATATATGAAGCTCGGAAATTAAATTGTTCAAATGGTAATCCCGAGTCGCGATTATACCAAACCATCTCCCCCGTTTCTGGCTTTAGTTTCACCAGGCCTTTATCGCCGCTAACCCACAAATAGCCATCACTACTCTCTTCCAAACTAAAAATCCATGAGAAAGGAAAACCTGTTGATTCATTGTAGATATAAACCGAATCATTCGTTTCGTCGTATCCATATAATCCCTGTCGGCAATCACCAACCCACAAACGTCCCTGTGAATCCATTTTTGAAAAGTTCTTATTTTTTAGGGAATCGAACTTTTTAAACTGACCAAACGAATCTGACTTTTTATCATAATAATAAATTTTTACATATGACGAAAACCAAATGCGATCTTTGTTTTCAAACATATACTCAATGGGCAGTTCATTTAATATTTCGGGGTGATACGGCGTTATTTTTTGCGTTTTTGTATTATACACTGCAACCCCCGGAGATGTAGAAATAAAAATACTATCGCCAACATGCAGTAGTTTATAAATTATATTCGACTGCAATTCAGGATAAGTTGTAGTATTTATATATTCAAATTTATTCGTTTTCAGGTTTAAAATGTTTACTCCACCGGTATATGTGGCAATCCATAAACGACTTGGCGTTTCAAATAACAAATCGTGAACATTATTAAACGACAATCCATTTTTTTCATTCACTACACGAACAACCTCATCACTCTCAGCATCAATTTTGTTAACACCCATATCCTCCGTTCCTACCCAAATATTTCCATTCTCATCTTCGGTAATACAACTTACAGCGCTACCCGATAAATCCTGTATACGAGTACCTGCTTGCCAAACATGAAAAAACTCGGGTGTATTTTTCCAAAAGTTAATTCCCCCAAAATAAGTTCCCAACCACATATTACCGTCTCTATCGCAAAAAACACTATAAATAGGATTTGTATTTAATCCTTTTGGGTTGTGTATATCGTGCTGATAATATTCAAATGTTTCAGAATAAGGCGACCAAACACATAAACCATCCTCCGAACCAATCCATACTCTTCCCTGCTGATCTTCGCAAATAGAATGTACCATATTATGCAGTAAATGGCGGCTACCTTTTTCTTCGACAGAGAATCGTCGCGCCTGCCCATAGGTAAGATTAACCCGGGTTAAGCCTACAGTATTATTACCAATCCATAAGAAATTATTGTTATCGAGATAAAAATTAGAGATGTCTGTAACATCAACATCTTTTGGCAAAGCGAAAAAGCGATGCTGTTTTCGTTCCATATCAAAAATAAGCAGTTGCTTTTTATCTGTAATGGCAACCAACCGCCCATCTTTTTCTCTCAGGTTTACTATTCTTGTTTCTTTTGCGATTTGGGCATAACTAACATAATCTCTAAAACTTATTAGTTTGTTTGACTTTGTATTGAGTAGAAAAATTGTGTCTTGTTTTAAAATCCAGTAACCATTTTCCGACTCTCGAACTTCGATAACATCGCCCAAATTATTAATTGCCTCATAAGGTTCAAAAATTTCTTTTTTGAAATTAAAGGAGTAGAATACATTATCGGTACTTTGAACAAGTAATGTTGAATCAACTTTATGAAAATGATTCCACATACTCCAAATATCAAAGGATTCTCCGTTTTTATTTACCGCCTGAAATGTTTTAAAGTTTTTCCCATCAAAGCGACAAACCGAACTTCGGGTTGCTACCCAAATAAAACCAAACTGATCCTGACAAATACTTTTGATATAAGAAGAAGGTAAACCATCTTCGTTTGTATAATGTATAAAACTGAGCTTTCCGTCATTTGCTCGAACAGAAAACGTAACAATCAGCAATATTAAAATCAAAAATATCTTCGGCTGTTTAATCATTTGCTTATAACTGCTCATTCTTTTTTAGTAACAAATGGAATTCATACATTAAATACACTTATGCATGAACAACTCTCCTTATCATCTTTTTACAATTCACCCCATTTTGTAATTTACAAAAATAATGGTAAGGCTTATCTTTACTATAATAAATGTCTCAAAAAGTTATAAAAAAGAAAAGCCGACACAAAAGGCCGGCTTTTTTTAAATTCCATCTATTAGACCAGAAAAACACCTTCATTGGAAGGTATATTTCAATTATCGTTTTTCAATAATCTTAATTATAACCTGGGTTCTGTTGAAGATTAGAGTTCGAATTCAAGGCGCTCAAAGGAATTGGGAAAAGTTGAGTATGTTCATCGCCAATTGCCTCGTGGTTAAACCAGCTTTTAGTTGAATATGTTCCAAAACGAATCATTTGCATACGTCTTTGGGCTTCACATGCAAACTCCCATCCCCACTCATCGTAAAGACCTCCAAATTCAACAGGAGTAGCATCATCTCCACTTTGTGTTACTTCCTGCGAACCTTCTACACCTATTTCATCCCAGGTAGCTTCTCCGTTATTTACTTTAGCATATTGTTCATAGGTAAGCGACCCCCAACTAACAAGTCCGTATTTAATTTGTGTATCGCCTTTCAAATCATCAAGTGTAACAGTTGGTGCCGGAGCACGCATACGAATTTCATTAACCAACTGAACCGCATTATCTTCATCTCGGCCAAGGCGCAACAAACACTCTGCTTTGGTAAGTAAAACTTCTGCATAACGATAATAAGGAAAGTCGTTACTCCATGTCCATGATGTTTCGGTATCTTGTTCATATTTATTAACACGACATCCAAAATCGATACTTGTCATCGACTGATTTTCACCATTTTTACATGACAGAGATGGCAGGTAATTAAGACAAGTCCATACTACACTCTGCTCATCATCATGCGCATACATTGGTCCTCTCAACCATGTTTTCTCTAAACGTGCATCTTCTGGATCATAGCTGTCAATAAATTGAGGATTAGCACAACTGCCTCCCCAACATTGGTAACTCCAACCAAAATGTGCTTTTGAAATAGGCGGATACCATTTAGCATGCTGACTAAAAGTATACGAAGAATTATAAATATCATCGTAAGGTACAGCGAAAATTACCTCTTTATTAGAAGGTCCTAATTCCACAGTAAAATTATCTGAATATTCAGGAGTGAGCTCGTAAAGACCTGATTCGATAATAGCATTGGCACATCCCAGCGCTTTTTCCCACTGTGGTGTTCCGGTATAAACTTCTGCATTTAAATATACACGCATCAGTGTTGCATAAGCAGTCCATTGGTTTACCCGTCCGTATGTTTCAGCATCGGCACTTTTATTCAAAAGATCCGACTCAATAACTTCTGTCAGCTCGTTAACAACAAAATTATACACCTCTTGACGACTAGACTGAGTAGGAATTTCGTCAGTAAATGCAGTTACAATTGGTACATTTCCGTGCGTATCCAATAAAATTGCATACCA harbors:
- a CDS encoding DUF4859 domain-containing protein, whose translation is MKKIHILLILALIGTAGLFSCGDNEDFSNVHNLTDEEIAEIDRQDSIAEAQRNRINADLILEYSMDITISESSYDGGNLQIELDKIAEAFGITEEELLAGIGGESGAPEIKGFAIDGSTHNDVSSAANTQAPWGHWWDADGDVVEYDSGNAVVFAEFYPENGYLSVGQYPGQLVDGQEVRFVEALKYNEIRVAVVITVNAMAVE
- a CDS encoding RagB/SusD family nutrient uptake outer membrane protein, which produces MKRAYLEETRDVSNKKRVTYDTFKNKNTNHMKFIKNSILSFSLAILLLMGACTDLDETVYSGLTDETIDVNDPEVIGYMMGKVYSQFRYLYWGWNGYFDVMEECSDIYMTPKRIGIGWGDLYIPMHKHSWNSTQGHIDGLWKTAYVGIGYANKTLDVLPETGSEQAQMRFMRALNYYILLDAFRNVPLETTQDTEPGYLPQQASAQEIFDFCVTELNAIKEELGAEKDFGYPNRFAADMVLAKLYLNYNAYFGTNDDSYYTLALAEVKDIFDNGGYSLAPNYLDNFKVDIDGSPEVIFGIPLDHTHASHNYLINKCLVGAGAAAYGYNNSPWNGSCAVPQFIDSYEEGDLRLGYTWTGGVQRFATKDDEGNVIPQSGDPIPFADDDWAGEGVLNYSKNVHSIDNPGAYQQEGYRFVKSEIEPGDYGTYGNDIAFFRLADAMFIKAECLLRLGQDEQTAADLITEVRSRSFETAQGAVRSVADLKGGSVYDYGHREYTSEGYANYDPASYNVTNEGGDDIEFGGLLDDLAWEFAGEHHRRQDLIRFKMGDGRNVFNGKSWFCKDATTDSYWDYFPIPKSALDANISLVQNEGYQGGAN
- a CDS encoding SusC/RagA family TonB-linked outer membrane protein; this translates as MKSIQSRKTRMFCYVMFLLIFPFTVFGQSQTITGTVYDADGITLPGVTVMVVGTTNGTTTNLDGEYSIDANAEDVLQFSYIGFKTQEVRLEGKATVSVTMEVETIGIDEVVAIGYGTQRKGEVTSAIASVKSEDFTIGKISDAAELVKGKIAGLSITKSSGDPNATSGIMLRGITSINGRVEPLVLVDGIEGSLTTVAPENIESIDVLKDASAAAIYGTRGANGVILISTKSGKRGSYSNATYSSYVSVSEWYKTADFMDTHDVIYGLTNFKYDGYDTDWLEAISRKGGYTQNHSLSFDGGSDQSSYSANVTYSDEEGIMRKSDSEDVKAQLDFSQYALNDIVKLNLNVLYSTHENTNNNNDYAYRQALIHNPSSPVYHEDGDYYEEFNRFQYYNPVEIQNERIGDYRRKYARVVGNITVEPIKNWQTNLMLSRAETSVTSQDYYTSKFYSQSTVDPEDQYRTIARVRGSASKWSNNTKSDNLELTSKYNFTIDKSRVTALLGYSYLYNVYDEYSAGNSEFPSESYLYNNLDQGLYLTDEDHVASMGSYKDDNRLIGFFGRASYSYDNRFNAIVSVRREGSSKFGDNHKWGTFPSASIGWTISNESFMQTATWLDNLKLRGGYGVTGVIPNNNYMSLIKYNFDPYGDHLSRDGVWTPSLMVDQNPNPDLKWETTREVNIGVDWTMFNSRLSGSVDVYSKKTKDLLFDYAVPVPPNMYESTTANVGEMVNKGIELMVSGLLVKKGDFEWNSTLTLSHNANKLLSLSNDLYETDNFQEVGGVSDPISVATHAMEIGKPLGDFWGLRSVGVSKDGFVLVEVYDEDTEEWSVKEFDTSYNLESNRQRLGNGLPSVYAGWNNTFRYKNFDLSMMFTGQFGYQILNTQRSFYENNSIAYNRLKSAADLHPAINPDGTPVIDEATGKQLMVKLSGSMPQGVWSDHIEDGDFIKLSNVTLGYTLPITGNFEKYIKSLRVYVSGQNLFCITGYSGLDPEVSNYVVDDAGNHDFRAPGIDDRDKYPTVRSYTFGLSVNF
- a CDS encoding two-component regulator propeller domain-containing protein translates to MSSYKQMIKQPKIFLILILLIVTFSVRANDGKLSFIHYTNEDGLPSSYIKSICQDQFGFIWVATRSSVCRFDGKNFKTFQAVNKNGESFDIWSMWNHFHKVDSTLLVQSTDNVFYSFNFKKEIFEPYEAINNLGDVIEVRESENGYWILKQDTIFLLNTKSNKLISFRDYVSYAQIAKETRIVNLREKDGRLVAITDKKQLLIFDMERKQHRFFALPKDVDVTDISNFYLDNNNFLWIGNNTVGLTRVNLTYGQARRFSVEEKGSRHLLHNMVHSICEDQQGRVWIGSEDGLCVWSPYSETFEYYQHDIHNPKGLNTNPIYSVFCDRDGNMWLGTYFGGINFWKNTPEFFHVWQAGTRIQDLSGSAVSCITEDENGNIWVGTEDMGVNKIDAESDEVVRVVNEKNGLSFNNVHDLLFETPSRLWIATYTGGVNILNLKTNKFEYINTTTYPELQSNIIYKLLHVGDSIFISTSPGVAVYNTKTQKITPYHPEILNELPIEYMFENKDRIWFSSYVKIYYYDKKSDSFGQFKKFDSLKNKNFSKMDSQGRLWVGDCRQGLYGYDETNDSVYIYNESTGFPFSWIFSLEESSDGYLWVSGDKGLVKLKPETGEMVWYNRDSGLPFEQFNFRASYISRKGVIYFGANQGMISFNDRARERSQKELNVVFRGFQLFNQPVVPGEKQAIKQSLNMHPEIHLKYKQNVFTIEYTGLHFRNRGNCQYAYYLENFETAWNFVGNRDFATYTNLGPGEYVFHVKASTDNTAWGDNVNTLKIIIEPPFWLSKWGFFMYFVFVVILLLGFYVVATRIQKSKALAKMERREKEYVTELNNFKLEFFTNVSHELRTPLTLIVGPLTRILEEERLTPALNKKMKGIKNNAHRLLTLVNQLLEFRKIENGKEGLRVSHQNITTLLKDAEEAFVEMAESKSIDFKVEIIDLNTNIWVDFQKLENILINLISNAMKFTGQGGEVLVKVQLYGDELNDRTLKIIVADNGIGIDSSKLKRIFDRFYHTDGGVESEMVGSGIGLALVNSLVKLHKGSIKVNSSVGEGAVFTVELPVSRKAYRDNEVLLGADQYITNITMADDLKQVPILRDEVERLSTQPTVLVIDDNRELLEFISETLVDDYKVVTAIDSAQGMQKVEEALPDLIISDVMMPGIDGFELTRKLKSDIRTSHIPVILLTAKSGVENEYEGLQTGADYFIEKPFLPHILVTLISNVLSTRKSLIERFKSDAQMLPTEVACSESDRSFIEKITTLIKENIDQSNLDVSFLVNEMGISRSLLHVKLKKLTDCSATEYIRSIRLREAVKLIADGTCNISEAAYRTGFSSPAYFSRRFKEYFGVTPKSYFDK